The proteins below are encoded in one region of Peribacillus muralis:
- a CDS encoding TetR/AcrR family transcriptional regulator has product MTDQKTDRRIIRTKRMIRDALTHLMEEKGFERITVRDLTEKADINRGTFYLHYQDKYDLLKKSEEEIIKEMKEFFKELKPKMLVDSQLLNEPIPLVKLFEYIEENAQFMKLILGPKGDPAFQVRIKQFMRTNFLEKAMKNLNHEPLLVPIEHLMAYVTSAHLGVIQYWLENGMQQPPQEMASTLIKISYFGPVYVAGLKEELKPQIDGDSDEAT; this is encoded by the coding sequence ATGACTGATCAAAAAACGGATAGACGCATAATCCGGACTAAAAGAATGATACGAGACGCCCTCACACATTTAATGGAAGAAAAGGGATTTGAACGAATTACGGTCAGAGATTTAACGGAAAAGGCTGATATTAATCGAGGAACTTTTTATTTACATTATCAGGATAAATACGATTTATTGAAAAAGAGTGAAGAAGAGATCATTAAGGAAATGAAAGAATTCTTCAAAGAATTGAAACCAAAAATGCTTGTTGATTCTCAATTACTAAACGAACCGATACCTTTAGTGAAGTTATTTGAGTATATAGAAGAAAATGCCCAATTCATGAAATTAATACTAGGACCAAAAGGAGATCCTGCTTTTCAAGTGAGAATAAAACAATTTATGAGAACCAACTTTCTTGAAAAAGCGATGAAAAACCTGAACCATGAGCCACTCTTAGTTCCAATTGAGCACCTGATGGCATATGTCACTTCTGCCCATCTCGGTGTCATTCAATACTGGTTGGAAAACGGCATGCAGCAGCCTCCTCAAGAAATGGCTTCAACTTTAATAAAGATATCGTACTTTGGTCCTGTATATGTGGCTGGTCTTAAGGAGGAATTAAAACCTCAGATTGACGGGGACAGTGACGAAGCAACTTAA
- a CDS encoding YhgE/Pip domain-containing protein, giving the protein MVKNKMVFLAPIIALAVVLIFSLTLIPSVNPTPKNLPIAFVNEDQGVTLPNQTKVNMGGKMAEMIKTSAEPKSGEEPIVDWVTVKSYKEVKQGLDERKYYAALVIPKDFSQKQASLQTPKPSSPEVQIFVNQGMNTMASTLAGQMLNGIVDNMNTTIRNQLLTGLEKQGGMITTKQAAALASPITKNVTNVNETGTHSANGNAPVSLFQPLWMACIAGAAFLTIMLNKLPFASRREKFANQSVQVLIGAVIAILVGFGLTWMADAVGMHIPDFTSIAWFLSIAYFSFFLMISAALSWLGMKGLPLFVIILFFGAPLLSMAPELMSSFYNNWVYSWLPMRFLVDGLRELFFFDKGLSWNHPTAVLVGIGIGGLAVLLASALKPGTKKEGESQTEM; this is encoded by the coding sequence ATGGTAAAAAATAAAATGGTGTTTTTAGCACCGATAATTGCATTGGCAGTCGTTCTTATATTTAGCCTTACATTGATTCCGTCCGTGAATCCAACGCCAAAAAACCTGCCCATTGCTTTTGTCAATGAAGATCAAGGAGTGACACTGCCTAATCAAACAAAGGTAAATATGGGTGGGAAGATGGCTGAGATGATCAAAACTTCAGCTGAACCTAAATCAGGTGAAGAACCCATTGTGGATTGGGTTACCGTAAAAAGCTATAAAGAAGTTAAGCAAGGTTTAGACGAGCGGAAATATTACGCGGCCTTGGTCATTCCAAAAGACTTCAGTCAAAAGCAGGCATCCCTTCAGACTCCAAAGCCTTCATCACCTGAAGTTCAAATTTTCGTGAACCAAGGTATGAACACGATGGCATCTACTCTTGCGGGACAAATGCTAAATGGAATCGTAGACAATATGAATACGACTATCCGTAACCAGCTACTGACAGGACTTGAAAAACAAGGTGGTATGATAACGACTAAGCAAGCTGCTGCATTGGCATCACCGATTACGAAAAATGTAACCAATGTAAATGAAACGGGGACACATAGCGCCAATGGGAATGCTCCTGTGTCGCTATTCCAGCCGCTTTGGATGGCATGCATAGCTGGTGCCGCTTTTCTTACGATAATGCTCAATAAACTTCCCTTTGCAAGCCGGAGAGAAAAATTCGCCAATCAATCGGTACAGGTGCTTATAGGGGCTGTGATCGCCATTTTGGTAGGCTTTGGATTGACGTGGATGGCTGATGCAGTCGGGATGCATATTCCCGATTTCACTAGCATCGCTTGGTTCCTATCCATTGCTTATTTCAGCTTCTTCTTAATGATTTCGGCTGCTTTGTCTTGGTTGGGAATGAAGGGATTGCCCCTGTTCGTCATTATCTTATTCTTTGGAGCGCCGTTATTGTCGATGGCCCCAGAACTAATGTCTTCTTTTTACAATAATTGGGTCTATTCCTGGCTACCGATGCGATTCCTTGTTGATGGATTGCGTGAGTTATTTTTCTTTGACAAAGGGCTAAGCTGGAATCATCCTACAGCTGTATTAGTAGGAATAGGCATAGGTGGTCTTGCGGTTTTGTTGGCTTCTGCCCTAAAACCGGGAACAAAAAAAGAAGGAGAGTCGCAAACAGAAATGTAA
- a CDS encoding NADP-dependent oxidoreductase encodes MTQSKQQKITLANRPKGMPTKEDFKFVESEVPTPNGQEILVRTLYLSVDPYMRGRMQDTKSYIAPFELNKPITGGVVAEVVESKSDSFKKGDVVVGNIDWAEYTVVTEKEIRVIDPKVAPVTTHLGILGMTGLTAYFGLLDIGKPKEGETVVVSGAAGAVGSAVGQIAKIKGAKVVGIAGSDEKLEYLTKELGFDGAVNYKKDSFVDDLKKAVPDGVDVYFDNVGGDVTDAVFTLLNTNARIPLCGAISSYNAEGKDVGPRLQSAMIKTSATMKGFTVGNYASRFKEGATDLGKWLQEGKLKYEETIIEGFENTPDAFLGLFKGTNLGKQLVKVAEPMFAQL; translated from the coding sequence ATGACACAATCCAAACAACAAAAAATCACCCTGGCCAACCGTCCAAAAGGTATGCCCACGAAAGAAGATTTTAAATTTGTGGAGAGTGAAGTTCCCACACCAAACGGTCAGGAGATTTTAGTACGGACGCTATACTTATCGGTAGATCCCTACATGCGGGGAAGAATGCAAGATACCAAATCATATATTGCTCCATTTGAATTGAATAAGCCGATCACTGGCGGGGTTGTGGCCGAAGTGGTAGAGTCTAAATCGGATTCCTTCAAAAAGGGCGATGTGGTTGTTGGCAATATCGATTGGGCGGAATACACAGTCGTCACAGAAAAGGAAATTCGCGTGATCGATCCAAAGGTTGCTCCCGTCACAACCCATTTGGGGATTCTTGGTATGACTGGGTTGACAGCTTACTTCGGTTTGCTGGATATCGGTAAACCAAAAGAAGGTGAAACAGTCGTGGTTTCCGGAGCGGCAGGGGCCGTTGGTTCAGCTGTTGGACAAATTGCCAAGATTAAAGGTGCAAAGGTTGTCGGTATCGCTGGATCAGATGAAAAACTAGAGTACTTAACGAAAGAGCTGGGCTTCGATGGAGCCGTTAACTATAAAAAAGATAGTTTTGTGGATGATTTGAAAAAGGCAGTTCCTGATGGAGTCGATGTTTATTTCGATAATGTGGGCGGAGACGTGACAGATGCCGTTTTCACGCTATTGAATACAAATGCCAGGATCCCTTTATGCGGGGCCATCTCCTCTTATAATGCAGAAGGAAAAGATGTAGGGCCTCGTCTGCAATCGGCCATGATCAAAACAAGTGCTACTATGAAGGGCTTCACGGTCGGAAATTATGCTTCGCGATTCAAAGAAGGTGCGACCGATCTAGGGAAATGGCTTCAAGAAGGAAAACTGAAGTATGAGGAAACGATTATTGAAGGGTTTGAAAACACACCTGACGCATTTCTAGGTTTGTTTAAAGGTACGAATCTCGGTAAGCAGCTTGTAAAAGTCGCGGAGCCCATGTTCGCTCAGCTTTAA
- a CDS encoding YbjN domain-containing protein: MSNVAKFRDFLTSEKIYMNELNEDGTTFFRAEQKLKDGWKVLLVFAFNQDENVADLFCFNVAELKNPDKKQYVHTLLNEYNANFRYSKLYEEKGTISIRYSYSIEGEFIPDLAFRKLIMLLETAQQVYPRLMEVIWS, from the coding sequence ATGTCAAACGTTGCTAAGTTTCGTGATTTTTTAACTAGTGAGAAAATCTACATGAATGAATTGAATGAAGATGGCACGACCTTTTTTAGAGCGGAGCAAAAGCTGAAGGATGGGTGGAAGGTCCTGCTAGTATTTGCATTCAATCAAGATGAAAATGTGGCCGACTTATTTTGCTTCAATGTCGCCGAGTTGAAGAATCCGGATAAGAAACAGTATGTACATACTTTGTTAAATGAATATAATGCGAACTTCAGGTATTCAAAGCTGTATGAAGAAAAAGGGACCATCTCCATTCGTTATTCATATTCGATTGAAGGTGAGTTCATCCCAGACCTTGCATTCAGGAAATTAATCATGCTGCTTGAAACGGCGCAACAAGTATACCCGCGGTTAATGGAAGTGATTTGGTCTTAA
- a CDS encoding B3/B4 domain-containing protein, translated as MEINISTDLSDKIPGLKVGIIIYDNIEVGPSPQMVKGRLQLFQEALFFDLEEKEFTDFSGIKEWRAIFKATGANPSRYRPSVEALYRRIKKQNYLAPIHSATDLNNFFSLLYEVPIGIYDADKLKGEIAIKLGKDTDGYVGLNGRFNSLENMIVSADHDGPFGSPYVDSERTKVTEETKSAIQIIYLQTKTPVKEAQQLTKSLMDMFLEIHGGEGTYSILEG; from the coding sequence TTGGAAATTAACATATCCACTGATCTAAGCGATAAAATCCCTGGACTCAAAGTAGGGATCATCATTTATGACAACATCGAAGTAGGACCCTCGCCACAAATGGTGAAAGGGAGACTGCAATTATTTCAGGAGGCTCTCTTCTTCGACCTTGAAGAAAAGGAATTTACCGATTTTTCCGGCATTAAAGAGTGGCGAGCGATTTTCAAGGCGACGGGAGCCAACCCCTCACGTTATCGCCCTTCCGTGGAAGCCCTATACCGTCGCATTAAAAAACAGAATTATTTGGCGCCCATCCACTCCGCCACCGATTTAAATAACTTTTTTTCCCTTTTATATGAGGTTCCAATCGGTATTTATGATGCGGATAAATTAAAAGGTGAAATCGCGATTAAGCTTGGCAAGGATACCGATGGCTATGTCGGTTTGAACGGCCGCTTTAATTCATTGGAAAATATGATTGTTTCAGCCGACCACGACGGACCATTCGGCAGCCCCTACGTCGATTCAGAACGAACGAAAGTAACCGAAGAAACGAAAAGTGCGATCCAAATCATTTATTTACAAACGAAGACACCGGTCAAGGAAGCCCAGCAGCTTACCAAATCCTTGATGGACATGTTCCTTGAAATTCATGGTGGTGAAGGAACTTACTCAATTTTAGAAGGATAA
- the queG gene encoding tRNA epoxyqueuosine(34) reductase QueG, which produces MDMNTFKQEVIIYSKKIGIDKIGFASATTFTELRSRLIRQQELNYQSGFEEPDIEKRVRPELIFDKPQSIISIALAYPSKLKNAPQSKKGERRGIFCRASWGTDYHAVLRKKLQLLEDFITDKAPGAISKSMVDTGELSDRAVAERAGVGWSAKNSMIITPEFGSYVYLGDLITNLPFEPDQPMEDQCGTCNKCVDVCPTGALVQGGQLNAKRCIAFLTQTKGFLPDEFRTKIGNRLYGCDTCQTVCPKNKGIDFHLHEEMEPDPELAKPLLKPLLTISNRDFKETYGHVSGSWRGKKPIQRNAILALAHFKDVTALPLLVKVMKEDPRPVIRGTAAWAVGKIGRHEAVSVLEEARMKETDEEVLEEIEKGLQFTLETQ; this is translated from the coding sequence ATGGATATGAATACATTCAAGCAAGAAGTGATTATATATAGTAAAAAGATCGGCATCGATAAAATCGGTTTTGCATCGGCTACGACTTTTACCGAGTTGAGAAGTCGGCTTATTCGTCAACAAGAGCTGAATTATCAGTCCGGGTTTGAGGAACCGGACATTGAAAAAAGGGTCAGGCCGGAATTGATATTCGATAAGCCGCAATCCATCATTTCGATTGCATTGGCATATCCTTCGAAATTGAAAAATGCTCCGCAAAGCAAAAAAGGTGAACGGCGGGGGATTTTTTGCCGGGCTTCCTGGGGAACGGATTATCATGCCGTGCTTCGAAAAAAATTGCAGTTACTTGAGGATTTCATTACGGACAAAGCGCCAGGGGCGATTTCCAAGTCGATGGTTGATACGGGTGAATTATCCGATCGGGCAGTGGCGGAGCGGGCAGGGGTTGGCTGGAGTGCAAAAAATAGCATGATCATCACACCGGAATTCGGCTCTTATGTTTATCTAGGAGACTTGATTACCAATCTGCCCTTTGAGCCTGATCAACCGATGGAGGATCAATGCGGGACATGCAATAAATGTGTCGATGTTTGTCCAACAGGTGCGCTCGTTCAGGGCGGACAGCTTAATGCCAAGCGCTGCATTGCCTTTTTAACACAGACGAAGGGGTTCCTGCCGGACGAATTCAGGACGAAAATAGGCAATCGTTTGTATGGATGCGACACTTGCCAAACTGTCTGTCCAAAAAACAAAGGAATCGATTTTCATTTACATGAAGAGATGGAGCCTGACCCGGAATTGGCCAAGCCGCTGTTGAAACCGCTGCTTACCATTTCAAATCGGGATTTCAAAGAGACTTATGGACATGTATCTGGTTCTTGGCGTGGTAAAAAACCCATTCAAAGAAATGCGATTTTAGCACTGGCACACTTCAAGGATGTAACGGCATTGCCCTTATTGGTCAAGGTCATGAAGGAAGATCCGCGTCCAGTCATACGTGGAACGGCAGCATGGGCTGTGGGGAAAATTGGCCGCCATGAGGCTGTTTCCGTGCTGGAAGAAGCAAGAATGAAGGAAACGGATGAAGAGGTTCTGGAGGAAATCGAGAAGGGCCTGCAGTTTACCTTGGAAACGCAATGA
- a CDS encoding amidase domain-containing protein yields the protein MRDQLQRLLQERIEFYTSDNQERSERKSHLKKELMRTREAEIVRVNAAGKVQSSKKEDTDTVLTYQVHLQYLLKQEDSFYIEEEMEEREARFRNGYLVDERELVPNLETEAEPQTWDAGAERLAYKYERMKAVQYAERWWNEFNPEYYKFTDDCTNFISQCLHAGGIPMWGTPNKNKGWWIRGKSWSYTWTTAHSLYHLLKAGNGIRTKQVGSAQELNLGDILCIDFEGDGRFDHNLIVTAKDQEGMPLVNAHTMNSRHRYWTYEDSTRYTPNIVYKFFVILDGS from the coding sequence TTGAGGGATCAATTGCAACGCCTTTTACAGGAAAGGATTGAGTTTTATACTTCCGATAACCAGGAACGGAGTGAACGGAAATCCCATCTGAAAAAGGAATTGATGAGGACCCGTGAGGCGGAAATTGTCAGGGTGAATGCTGCAGGTAAGGTTCAATCGAGCAAAAAGGAGGACACTGATACAGTGCTGACTTATCAAGTGCATCTGCAGTATTTATTGAAACAGGAGGATTCATTTTATATAGAAGAAGAAATGGAAGAAAGGGAGGCAAGGTTTCGAAATGGGTATCTAGTCGATGAGCGTGAACTGGTTCCGAATTTGGAAACGGAAGCGGAGCCCCAAACATGGGATGCTGGGGCAGAGCGTCTTGCTTATAAGTATGAGCGGATGAAAGCAGTTCAATATGCAGAACGTTGGTGGAATGAATTCAACCCCGAGTATTATAAATTCACTGACGACTGCACGAATTTCATTTCACAATGTTTACATGCGGGAGGAATTCCGATGTGGGGGACCCCGAACAAAAATAAGGGCTGGTGGATCAGAGGAAAAAGCTGGAGTTACACGTGGACGACGGCACATTCTTTATATCATCTGCTTAAAGCGGGTAATGGCATCAGGACGAAGCAAGTGGGGTCGGCGCAGGAACTGAATTTGGGTGATATCCTTTGCATCGATTTCGAAGGGGACGGCCGGTTCGATCATAACTTGATCGTGACGGCGAAGGATCAGGAGGGCATGCCGCTTGTTAACGCCCATACGATGAACAGCCGCCACAGGTATTGGACGTATGAGGACTCGACTAGATATACACCGAACATCGTGTATAAATTCTTTGTGATTTTGGATGGAAGCTGA
- the trmL gene encoding tRNA (uridine(34)/cytosine(34)/5-carboxymethylaminomethyluridine(34)-2'-O)-methyltransferase TrmL, translating to MAIHVVLYQPQIPANTGNIARTCAGTDTSLHLIRPLGFSTDDKQLKRAGLDYWENVKIHYYDSLEEFFEKNAGGEFYYLTKFGEQPHSSFDYSNLDSEIFFIFGRETTGLPKDLIHENMDRCLRIPMTDKVRSLNLSNTAAILVYEALRQQNYRELDLKTKG from the coding sequence GTGGCCATACATGTAGTTTTATATCAACCACAGATTCCAGCAAATACAGGCAATATCGCAAGAACTTGTGCAGGGACGGATACGTCCTTACATCTGATTCGCCCGCTTGGTTTTTCGACCGATGACAAGCAGCTCAAACGGGCGGGACTGGATTATTGGGAGAATGTGAAGATCCATTATTATGATTCTTTGGAAGAGTTCTTTGAAAAAAATGCCGGCGGCGAATTTTATTATTTGACGAAATTCGGGGAACAGCCGCACTCAAGCTTTGATTACAGTAACCTGGACAGTGAAATATTCTTCATTTTTGGCCGGGAAACGACAGGGCTTCCGAAAGATCTGATCCATGAGAATATGGACCGGTGCCTGCGGATTCCAATGACGGATAAAGTACGTTCCCTGAATTTATCGAATACAGCGGCCATCTTGGTCTATGAAGCATTGAGGCAGCAAAATTACCGTGAATTGGATTTGAAAACAAAAGGCTGA
- the nfsA gene encoding oxygen-insensitive NADPH nitroreductase, translated as MNTIIEKILDHRSIRSFEDRPLTEEQIQTIVECAQAASTSSYIQAYSIIGVTDPEKKTKLAELAGPQSYVEKNGHLFVFCADLYRQDIVSEMEGTDVTESLESTEKFMVACIDAALAAQNAALAAESMDLGICYIGGIRNDLQAVSRILNIPHRIIPLFALVVGHPKNRSDKKPRLPKSNIYHENGYQEDKQEYIEQLEAYNETISDYYDQRTKGKRKDTWTGQMADMLEKKSRLYMKDYVEKQGFKKH; from the coding sequence TTGAATACTATTATTGAGAAGATTCTGGATCATCGTTCCATTCGTTCTTTTGAGGACAGGCCATTGACGGAGGAGCAAATCCAGACGATTGTGGAGTGTGCCCAGGCTGCATCCACATCCAGTTATATTCAAGCGTATTCCATCATCGGAGTGACCGATCCGGAAAAGAAGACCAAGCTTGCTGAACTTGCAGGACCTCAATCTTATGTCGAGAAGAACGGACACCTTTTCGTCTTTTGCGCCGATTTATATCGGCAGGATATCGTTTCCGAGATGGAAGGGACGGATGTGACTGAATCGCTCGAAAGTACCGAAAAATTCATGGTTGCTTGCATCGATGCTGCCCTGGCTGCCCAAAATGCAGCATTGGCGGCCGAATCGATGGATCTTGGCATTTGCTATATCGGCGGCATCCGTAATGATCTTCAAGCAGTGTCGCGGATTTTGAATATACCGCATCGGATCATCCCTTTATTTGCACTTGTTGTCGGCCATCCAAAGAACAGATCTGATAAAAAGCCGCGTTTGCCGAAGTCCAATATCTATCACGAAAATGGCTATCAAGAGGATAAGCAGGAGTACATCGAACAGCTTGAAGCTTATAACGAAACGATTTCCGATTATTACGATCAAAGGACTAAAGGGAAGCGTAAAGATACCTGGACAGGGCAGATGGCGGATATGCTTGAAAAGAAAAGCCGATTATATATGAAAGATTACGTGGAGAAGCAAGGATTCAAAAAACATTAA